A section of the Metabacillus endolithicus genome encodes:
- the trpD gene encoding anthranilate phosphoribosyltransferase, with protein sequence MMKELLATCIEGHTLSEEQAEEVMNSIMSGQATPSQIASLVSIMRLRGETVDELVGFTKSMKKHMSSINYDFDIVDTCGTGGDGSSTFNISTAAAIVASSLKVKVAKHGNRAVSSKSGSADVLEKLGVNIQTSKEEAVKSLDEKNMSFLFAPMFHSSMKHAVNPRKEIGFRTVFNLLGPLSNPANAKRQIIGVFSTHYAEKMAEALKRLGAEHVLLVTGRDGLDEISITTATDVVELKNGHISRYVLHPTDVGLVEGVMDDIQVQNSDDSAELIEKIFRGEAPESAENIVALNAGAALYVANHVQSLGMGVLYAKEAIKNGTALKQLKSLQHQQEENYA encoded by the coding sequence GTGATGAAAGAACTTCTAGCAACATGTATTGAGGGTCATACTTTGTCTGAGGAGCAAGCTGAAGAAGTAATGAATTCGATCATGTCTGGTCAAGCAACACCTAGTCAAATTGCAAGTTTAGTGTCCATTATGCGTCTAAGAGGCGAAACGGTTGATGAATTGGTTGGCTTTACAAAATCGATGAAAAAGCACATGTCTTCTATTAACTATGATTTTGATATTGTAGACACCTGTGGAACGGGGGGAGACGGCTCCTCAACCTTTAATATCTCAACTGCAGCAGCAATCGTTGCTTCCTCATTAAAGGTGAAGGTTGCAAAACATGGCAATCGTGCTGTTTCTTCTAAAAGTGGAAGTGCAGATGTTCTTGAGAAACTAGGCGTTAATATTCAAACTTCAAAAGAGGAAGCGGTAAAAAGCTTAGACGAAAAAAACATGAGCTTTTTATTTGCACCTATGTTTCATTCTTCAATGAAGCATGCGGTGAATCCACGCAAAGAAATTGGGTTTCGGACTGTTTTCAATCTACTTGGTCCATTATCAAATCCAGCGAATGCAAAACGTCAAATCATTGGTGTTTTTTCAACGCATTATGCAGAAAAAATGGCAGAAGCGTTAAAACGGTTAGGAGCAGAGCATGTTTTACTCGTTACAGGACGAGACGGCTTGGATGAAATATCTATAACAACGGCAACTGATGTTGTAGAGCTTAAAAATGGACATATATCAAGATACGTTCTTCATCCAACTGATGTTGGACTTGTAGAAGGGGTTATGGATGATATACAGGTTCAAAATTCAGATGATAGTGCAGAGCTTATCGAAAAAATATTTAGAGGTGAAGCACCAGAGAGCGCAGAGAATATTGTGGCTTTAAATGCAGGTGCAGCACTTTATGTTGCAAATCATGTTCAATCATTAGGTATGGGTGTGTTATATGCCAAAGAAGCGATTAAAAATGGCACAGCTTTAAAGCAATTAAAATCATTGCAGCATCAGCAGGAGGAAAATTATGCTTGA
- the aroH gene encoding chorismate mutase: MIRGIRGAITVGEDIEPQVIDATEKLLQEMIQKNNVDPENVAQVLITVTHDLISTFPAKALRNFEGWVYVPVMCMQEIPVPGSLEKCIRIMMTVETPIKQEQIYHAYLEGATVLRPDLSKS, translated from the coding sequence TTGATTAGGGGAATCCGAGGAGCAATAACAGTTGGTGAAGATATTGAACCACAAGTTATTGATGCAACAGAAAAACTGTTACAAGAAATGATCCAAAAAAACAATGTAGATCCTGAGAACGTCGCACAGGTCCTTATAACGGTAACACATGATTTGATATCAACATTTCCTGCAAAAGCATTAAGAAATTTCGAAGGTTGGGTCTATGTACCGGTCATGTGTATGCAAGAAATACCAGTTCCAGGAAGCCTCGAAAAATGCATAAGAATTATGATGACAGTAGAAACACCAATAAAGCAAGAGCAAATTTATCATGCTTATTTAGAAGGTGCGACAGTGTTAAGACCAGATTTATCAAAGTCCTAA
- a CDS encoding phosphoribosylanthranilate isomerase, protein MSKIALKFCGVQSLEDLQVVSDSIAQYIGFIFAESKRKVNPHLVGQWLKEVNTKKKVVAVFVNPTLEEIHSVLKHVPVDVIQFHGNETIEQIAQVRETYPGFIWKALHHHDHTLEEMEKYIELVDGFVVDSRTKDQWGGTGVSFDWDAVPVYLEFAEKHNKICFIAGGVNEENISNLLNYHPQAIDLSSGIEVDRKKVKKRFY, encoded by the coding sequence ATGTCTAAAATAGCATTGAAATTTTGTGGAGTCCAAAGTCTTGAAGATCTTCAAGTAGTTTCAGATTCTATTGCTCAATACATTGGATTCATCTTTGCAGAAAGTAAAAGAAAAGTAAATCCACATTTGGTTGGGCAATGGTTAAAAGAAGTTAATACAAAGAAGAAAGTCGTTGCTGTATTCGTAAATCCTACTTTAGAAGAAATTCATTCTGTTTTAAAACATGTTCCAGTTGATGTGATTCAATTTCATGGAAATGAGACGATCGAACAAATTGCTCAAGTTCGTGAAACATATCCAGGTTTTATTTGGAAAGCTCTTCACCATCATGACCATACCTTAGAAGAAATGGAAAAGTATATAGAGTTAGTTGATGGATTTGTTGTAGATTCAAGAACAAAAGATCAATGGGGAGGTACCGGTGTTAGCTTTGATTGGGATGCGGTACCTGTTTACCTTGAATTTGCAGAAAAACATAATAAAATTTGTTTTATTGCAGGCGGTGTTAATGAAGAGAATATTTCTAATCTCTTAAACTATCATCCACAGGCTATTGATCTATCTAGTGGCATTGAAGTTGACCGAAAAAAAGTAAAGAAAAGATTCTACTGA
- the trpE gene encoding anthranilate synthase component I gives MNFSSFSTFCEDSKHYRTIPIVKKYIVDTFTPIQLFQLFKEEAVYLLESKDSESSWSRYSFIGLNPFLFIEENHGEFSILNEQRKTISKSNSITTTFKQLQDHLAIKLPDLEIPFVGGAVGYIGYDTVSIIEKVKKHETNDLNQQNCMFFVCETVIAFDHQEKQLYFIHYERVNGTEDESRLKATYQLAEAKLNKFESMLKQKPQSEHLPLAVSDSFDVNFDEIQSNYEKGKFLEDVEKVKEYIRAGDIFQGVLSQRFEIPISTDGFSLYRILRIVNPSPYLFYIRINDTELVGSSPERLIYIQNKHLEIHPIAGTRRRGKTVEEDLFFEEELKNDEKERAEHYMLVDLARNDLGRVADYGTVNTPTLMEVGRFSHVMHLISKVTAQLKEEVHPMDALLSSFPAGTVSGAPKIRAMQIIQELEPTARGSYAGCVAYVGFDGNVDSCITIRTITVKNNVAYVQAGAGIVVDSVPELEWKETCNKASAMLKAIQLAEKVFSEEEKRDERTSSNMY, from the coding sequence ATGAATTTTTCTTCTTTTTCCACTTTTTGTGAAGATAGCAAGCATTATCGCACCATCCCCATCGTAAAAAAATATATCGTGGATACGTTCACGCCTATTCAATTATTTCAACTTTTTAAAGAAGAGGCTGTTTATTTACTGGAAAGTAAGGACTCAGAATCTAGCTGGTCCAGATATTCTTTTATTGGTTTAAATCCATTTTTATTTATAGAAGAAAACCACGGAGAGTTTTCTATTCTGAACGAACAAAGAAAAACGATATCAAAATCAAATTCCATTACAACAACCTTTAAACAACTTCAAGATCATTTAGCCATTAAGTTGCCAGATTTAGAGATACCTTTTGTTGGGGGAGCTGTAGGATATATTGGATATGATACAGTTTCTATCATTGAAAAAGTTAAAAAGCATGAGACGAATGATTTAAATCAGCAAAATTGTATGTTTTTTGTTTGTGAAACGGTTATTGCATTTGATCATCAAGAAAAACAGCTTTATTTTATTCACTACGAAAGAGTAAATGGTACCGAAGATGAGTCAAGGTTAAAGGCTACGTATCAACTAGCTGAAGCAAAGCTGAACAAATTTGAAAGCATGCTAAAACAAAAACCTCAATCAGAGCATTTACCACTAGCAGTTTCGGACTCGTTTGATGTCAATTTTGATGAAATTCAATCAAACTATGAAAAAGGCAAGTTTTTAGAAGATGTTGAGAAGGTAAAAGAATACATTCGTGCAGGAGATATTTTTCAAGGAGTACTATCACAAAGGTTTGAAATACCAATTTCAACAGACGGTTTTTCACTTTACCGAATTTTACGTATCGTAAATCCTTCACCATATTTATTTTATATTCGAATTAATGACACAGAGCTTGTCGGCAGTTCTCCTGAAAGACTTATTTATATTCAAAATAAACATCTTGAAATTCATCCAATTGCCGGAACAAGAAGAAGAGGAAAAACTGTTGAAGAAGACTTATTTTTCGAAGAAGAATTAAAGAACGATGAAAAGGAAAGAGCAGAGCATTATATGTTGGTTGATTTGGCACGAAATGATTTAGGTAGAGTTGCTGATTACGGAACTGTTAATACTCCTACGTTAATGGAAGTTGGTCGTTTTTCACACGTGATGCACCTAATTTCAAAGGTTACGGCTCAATTAAAAGAAGAAGTACATCCAATGGATGCATTATTATCTTCGTTTCCTGCTGGTACTGTTTCAGGAGCCCCGAAAATACGAGCCATGCAAATTATTCAAGAATTAGAACCAACAGCGAGAGGAAGTTATGCAGGTTGTGTTGCCTACGTTGGTTTTGATGGAAATGTAGATTCTTGTATTACAATTCGAACGATTACAGTCAAAAATAATGTAGCATATGTTCAAGCTGGGGCAGGTATCGTTGTGGACAGTGTACCTGAACTCGAATGGAAGGAAACATGTAATAAAGCGAGTGCTATGTTAAAAGCAATCCAATTGGCTGAAAAAGTCTTTTCTGAGGAGGAGAAACGTGATGAAAGAACTTCTAGCAACATGTATTGA
- the ndk gene encoding nucleoside-diphosphate kinase: MEKTFLMVKPDGVQRQLIGEIVGRFERKGFQLVGAKLMTIPVELAEKHYGEHKGKPFYDELVQFITSGPVFAMVWQGENVIELSRKMMGKTNPKDAEPGTIRGDYTMFVSKNIIHGSDSTKSAEREISLFFQDNELVEYDKALNTWIY; this comes from the coding sequence AAACATTTTTAATGGTTAAACCTGATGGGGTTCAACGACAACTTATTGGGGAAATTGTCGGTAGATTTGAAAGAAAGGGCTTTCAATTGGTTGGTGCAAAATTAATGACCATTCCTGTTGAACTTGCTGAGAAGCATTATGGAGAACATAAAGGAAAACCCTTTTATGATGAATTAGTTCAATTTATAACTTCCGGACCAGTGTTTGCAATGGTTTGGCAAGGTGAAAATGTAATTGAGTTATCAAGAAAAATGATGGGAAAAACAAATCCAAAAGATGCTGAACCTGGAACAATAAGAGGAGATTATACGATGTTTGTAAGCAAGAACATCATTCACGGCTCGGATTCAACTAAAAGCGCAGAAAGAGAAATCTCACTTTTTTTCCAAGACAATGAATTAGTGGAATATGATAAGGCATTAAATACTTGGATTTATTAA
- the trpC gene encoding indole-3-glycerol phosphate synthase TrpC, with the protein MLDKIIETKKEEVKNLILPEDEGLPNHSFLDALITSNRDMALIAEVKKASPSKGLIKENFDPVEIALAYEKGGADCLSVLTDSPYFQGKREYLTAIKRAVNLPVLRKDFIIDSIQIDEAKRIGADAVLLISEALEPALLKDLYQYSYELGLDVLVEVHDQHNLEQVLHVITPKILGVNNRNLKTFETNIQQLEGMASSIPEETLLVSESGIYTKEDLDLVKQYGAKAVLVGESLMRKENQSLAVKQLFGESLNV; encoded by the coding sequence ATGCTTGATAAAATTATCGAAACTAAAAAAGAAGAAGTTAAAAATTTGATTCTGCCTGAAGATGAAGGCTTACCAAACCACTCTTTTCTTGATGCCCTAATTACTTCTAACAGGGATATGGCATTAATTGCTGAAGTGAAAAAAGCATCACCATCAAAGGGTTTAATTAAGGAAAACTTTGATCCTGTGGAAATTGCTCTTGCATATGAAAAAGGAGGGGCAGATTGTTTATCCGTTCTGACAGATTCTCCTTATTTTCAAGGAAAACGAGAATACTTAACTGCTATTAAAAGAGCTGTGAATTTACCTGTTTTGAGAAAAGATTTTATTATTGATTCTATTCAAATTGATGAAGCGAAACGAATAGGTGCTGATGCGGTATTGTTAATAAGTGAAGCTCTAGAACCTGCTCTGTTAAAAGATCTTTATCAATATTCATATGAGTTAGGATTGGATGTCTTAGTAGAAGTGCATGATCAACATAACTTAGAGCAAGTTTTACATGTTATTACCCCAAAAATACTTGGAGTAAATAACCGAAATTTAAAAACATTTGAAACAAATATTCAACAATTAGAAGGAATGGCTTCTTCAATTCCAGAAGAAACATTACTAGTAAGTGAGAGTGGAATTTATACAAAGGAAGACTTAGATTTAGTTAAACAGTACGGAGCTAAAGCCGTATTAGTAGGAGAATCGTTAATGAGAAAAGAAAATCAATCATTGGCTGTAAAACAATTATTTGGAGAAAGTCTTAATGTCTAA
- the aroC gene encoding chorismate synthase — protein MRYLTAGESHGPQLTAIVEGVPSGLNLTAEAINIDLARRQKGYGRGRRMQIEKDQVQILGGVRHGKALGSPISLVVENKDWKHWTKIMGAEPITPEEEQEVKRQITRPRPGHADLVGAMKYGHRDMRNVLERSSARETTVRVAVGSLAKQILAELGIKVVGHVLEIGGVRAENNEYQDIDDLLAVTEESPVRCYDREAETKMMEAIDNAKANGDSIGGIVEVVVEGLPAGIGSYVHYDRKLDSKIAGAIVSINAFKGVEFGIGFEAARKFGSQVHDEILWNEEEGYTRRTNRLGGFEGGMTTGMPVVVRGVMKPIPTLYKPLQSVDIDTKEPFTASIERSDSCAVPAASVVAEAVVAWEIANAIVEQFGLDRMDLIKENVEEMRKYSRDF, from the coding sequence ATGAGATATTTAACAGCTGGTGAATCTCACGGGCCACAATTAACAGCTATAGTCGAAGGTGTTCCATCAGGATTAAATTTAACTGCGGAAGCTATTAACATCGATTTAGCAAGAAGACAAAAAGGGTATGGCCGCGGAAGAAGAATGCAAATTGAAAAAGATCAAGTTCAAATTTTAGGTGGAGTAAGACATGGGAAAGCACTAGGATCACCAATCTCCCTTGTTGTTGAGAATAAAGATTGGAAGCATTGGACAAAAATTATGGGTGCCGAACCAATAACTCCTGAAGAAGAGCAAGAGGTAAAACGCCAAATAACTCGTCCTCGTCCAGGTCATGCAGATTTAGTTGGTGCTATGAAATATGGACATAGAGATATGAGAAATGTTTTAGAGCGTTCTTCTGCTCGTGAAACAACAGTTCGAGTGGCTGTTGGTTCGTTAGCTAAACAAATTCTAGCTGAGTTAGGGATTAAAGTGGTAGGTCATGTCCTTGAGATAGGTGGAGTTAGAGCAGAGAACAATGAATATCAAGATATTGATGATTTGTTAGCAGTTACGGAAGAGTCACCGGTTAGATGTTATGACCGTGAAGCTGAAACGAAAATGATGGAAGCAATTGACAATGCTAAAGCAAATGGAGATTCTATTGGAGGAATTGTTGAAGTTGTTGTTGAGGGCTTACCTGCTGGAATAGGCAGTTATGTTCATTATGATCGCAAGCTTGATAGCAAAATTGCAGGTGCCATCGTGAGCATTAATGCATTTAAAGGTGTTGAGTTTGGTATAGGGTTTGAAGCTGCTCGGAAGTTTGGAAGCCAAGTTCACGATGAGATACTGTGGAATGAGGAAGAAGGATATACAAGAAGAACAAATAGATTAGGTGGTTTTGAAGGCGGAATGACAACTGGAATGCCAGTTGTAGTTCGAGGAGTTATGAAGCCAATTCCAACACTATATAAACCATTACAAAGTGTTGATATTGATACAAAAGAACCTTTCACAGCTAGTATTGAACGTTCTGATAGCTGTGCTGTGCCAGCAGCAAGTGTTGTTGCGGAAGCTGTAGTTGCTTGGGAGATTGCAAATGCGATTGTTGAACAGTTTGGTTTGGATCGTATGGATCTTATTAAAGAAAATGTTGAAGAAATGCGAAAATATTCGAGGGATTTCTAA